A single window of Cytophagales bacterium DNA harbors:
- a CDS encoding ABC transporter permease yields the protein MRKEIGQYLIDISKLVFGGVVLGTIFNIGDIPKSTLLLLGVLATLIFAIWGFLLIKDK from the coding sequence ATGAGAAAAGAAATTGGACAATATTTGATAGACATTTCCAAATTGGTTTTTGGTGGCGTAGTATTGGGTACAATATTTAATATTGGAGATATACCTAAATCGACTTTATTATTATTGGGAGTATTAGCAACCTTAATTTTTGCAATATGGGGTTTCTTATTAATTAAAGATAAATAA
- a CDS encoding ribulose-phosphate 3-epimerase, with product MPPIIAPSILAADFANLQREIEMLNQSEADWIHLDVMDGRFVPNISFGIPVTEAIKRIAKKPLDIHLMIVEPEKYLEDFRNAGADTLTVHLEACDHLQRTIHQIKEAGCKAGVAINPHTSVNLLEEVIADIDLVCLMSVNPGFGGQKFIHHTYEKTKKLKELIKANNSKALIEIDGGVNSENAPKLLSLGADVLVAGNFVFSAPDPLKIIADLKN from the coding sequence ATGCCCCCAATCATCGCCCCCTCCATCCTTGCTGCTGACTTTGCCAATCTTCAGCGTGAGATAGAAATGCTAAATCAAAGTGAAGCGGATTGGATCCACCTTGACGTTATGGACGGCAGGTTTGTGCCTAATATATCTTTTGGGATCCCGGTCACTGAAGCGATAAAGCGTATTGCCAAAAAGCCGTTAGACATCCATTTAATGATCGTTGAACCTGAAAAATATCTTGAGGACTTCAGGAATGCCGGAGCCGATACCTTAACCGTCCATCTGGAAGCTTGTGATCATCTGCAAAGAACTATTCATCAAATCAAAGAAGCAGGCTGCAAGGCAGGAGTTGCCATCAACCCGCACACATCCGTAAATCTACTGGAAGAGGTCATAGCCGACATAGACCTTGTTTGTCTGATGTCAGTAAATCCGGGCTTTGGCGGGCAAAAATTTATTCATCATACATACGAGAAAACAAAGAAGCTAAAGGAGTTAATCAAAGCAAACAATTCAAAAGCGCTCATTGAAATTGATGGCGGCGTCAATTCAGAAAACGCTCCAAAGCTTTTATCGCTTGGCGCAGATGTGCTTGTGGCAGGTAATTTTGTATTCAGCGCACCTGATCCTCTTAAAATTATTGCGGATTTGAAAAATTAA
- a CDS encoding TonB-dependent receptor plug domain-containing protein, giving the protein MIRTSIAAILIAFASASAFSQYATLSGKVTNHAGKPVEFATIAIEGSAKGTITNASGEFKIKIPADRDISCIIRYVGFKDHLIRINLKENEEYYQEVILQKDVKYLKEVEVTGEMPDDKRREVSIIKIDPRIPKLVPSPFGDFTRILATLPGVVTASELSSTYSVRGGNYDENLVYVNDIEIYRPFLIRSGQQEGLSFVNPDMAADIEFSSGGWQAKYGDKLSSVLNIKYKEPKKFAGSVTLGLLGGSIHLEGASKNQRFSYLVGLRQKNSQYLLKTLPVKGDYKPKFTDIQTWLNFDLTRRTSPPEKEKRGIGETERRKTKQFTDSVRNNGGVGFRGAVRGASTTLGILASYARNRYLVQPSEQETTFGTFNRVLRLFVAFDGQELMQFDTYQGGLKLSRRFKKGKIDLIASVMNTREREFLDVESGYRLCQVGTEFGKKDFNKCVSTIGIGTNFNHARNTLLATVASFEHKGLLYNANARNSVEWGIKYSKEIIHDELFEYSFADSSDFVIDLQSTKTSIDLNTNRLSSFIQYNFKIDPSKTLNFGYRLSIWDFNNQLLFSPRIQYSWKPKWEKDVVFRSAIGIYQQPPFYRELRDKDGMINDSLKAQTSVHTVFGSDMNFKAWGRDFKLVSEAYFKYIYNVIPYDIDNVKIRYFANNNAKAYAAGLDFRVSGEFIKGAQSWFSLGYLTTKEDIEGDYYDVYYDSTGEEINPNLDGYDKVAYMDSLQPGYIRRSTDQRLTVGIFFQDHIPNNPSIKMYLNLVFGTGLPFGPPGSKRYRNFATAPRYQRVDIGFSKLIKFYDKGVDRKKRIESIWLGLEILNLLGYNNTISHTWVEDVYNTKWAVPNHLSARFFNLRIIAKF; this is encoded by the coding sequence ATGATAAGAACTTCCATAGCAGCCATCCTGATTGCCTTCGCTTCAGCTTCTGCTTTTTCTCAATACGCAACTCTTTCGGGTAAAGTAACTAACCACGCAGGAAAACCTGTTGAATTTGCAACCATTGCAATTGAAGGGTCAGCAAAAGGAACCATTACCAATGCATCCGGTGAGTTCAAAATAAAGATCCCGGCTGACCGGGATATTAGCTGCATTATCAGGTACGTTGGCTTTAAGGATCATCTTATCCGGATCAATTTAAAAGAAAACGAAGAATATTATCAAGAGGTCATTCTGCAAAAGGACGTTAAATATCTCAAAGAGGTTGAAGTAACCGGTGAGATGCCGGACGACAAAAGACGGGAAGTAAGCATTATTAAGATAGACCCCAGGATACCTAAGCTTGTTCCCTCTCCTTTTGGCGATTTTACAAGGATATTAGCTACGCTGCCGGGTGTAGTTACTGCCAGTGAATTATCATCTACTTATTCCGTGCGCGGAGGCAATTATGATGAAAACCTGGTTTATGTGAATGATATTGAAATTTACAGGCCATTCCTGATACGCTCAGGGCAACAGGAGGGATTGAGCTTTGTTAACCCCGACATGGCTGCAGACATAGAATTTTCATCTGGTGGCTGGCAGGCGAAGTATGGTGATAAGCTATCATCAGTTTTAAATATTAAATACAAAGAGCCCAAAAAATTCGCTGGCTCCGTGACTTTAGGACTTTTGGGAGGATCAATACACCTGGAAGGCGCTTCAAAGAACCAAAGATTTTCTTATTTGGTCGGGCTGCGTCAAAAAAATTCACAGTACCTGCTGAAAACCCTTCCCGTAAAAGGAGATTACAAGCCAAAATTCACTGACATTCAGACCTGGTTAAACTTTGACCTAACAAGACGCACAAGCCCGCCTGAAAAGGAGAAACGGGGAATCGGAGAAACGGAGAGAAGGAAAACGAAGCAATTCACCGATTCGGTAAGAAATAATGGCGGGGTGGGATTTAGGGGGGCTGTTAGGGGGGCTTCTACAACCCTGGGGATCCTGGCTTCCTATGCCCGTAACCGATACCTCGTACAGCCCAGCGAACAAGAAACAACTTTTGGAACTTTTAACAGGGTATTAAGGCTATTTGTCGCCTTTGACGGCCAGGAACTCATGCAGTTTGACACTTACCAGGGAGGCCTGAAATTATCCCGTAGATTTAAAAAGGGAAAAATTGACTTGATTGCTTCTGTAATGAACACCCGTGAAAGAGAGTTTCTCGATGTTGAAAGTGGTTACCGGCTTTGCCAGGTGGGTACTGAATTCGGTAAAAAAGATTTTAATAAATGTGTTTCCACTATTGGTATTGGAACAAACTTTAACCACGCTCGAAATACCCTCCTGGCAACTGTAGCTTCATTTGAACATAAAGGCCTTTTATACAATGCTAATGCAAGAAATTCTGTTGAATGGGGCATAAAATATTCCAAAGAGATCATTCATGACGAGCTATTTGAATATTCATTTGCAGATTCTTCTGATTTCGTAATAGATCTCCAATCCACCAAAACCAGTATTGACCTGAATACCAACAGGCTCAGCAGTTTTATTCAATATAATTTCAAAATTGATCCTTCCAAAACCCTCAATTTTGGCTATAGATTAAGCATTTGGGACTTTAACAACCAGCTTTTATTTAGCCCAAGGATACAATATTCCTGGAAACCAAAATGGGAAAAAGATGTGGTATTCAGAAGTGCGATCGGGATCTATCAGCAGCCCCCGTTTTACAGGGAACTCAGAGATAAAGACGGGATGATCAACGATTCATTAAAAGCACAAACCTCTGTCCACACGGTGTTTGGTAGCGATATGAATTTTAAGGCATGGGGCAGGGATTTTAAGCTGGTATCTGAAGCTTATTTCAAATATATTTATAATGTTATTCCCTATGATATTGATAACGTGAAGATCCGGTATTTTGCTAATAATAATGCAAAAGCTTATGCAGCCGGTCTGGATTTCCGGGTTAGCGGAGAGTTCATTAAAGGCGCTCAATCATGGTTTAGTTTAGGATATTTAACCACCAAAGAAGATATTGAAGGCGATTATTACGATGTATATTATGATAGTACAGGCGAGGAGATCAATCCGAATCTTGATGGTTATGATAAAGTAGCCTATATGGATTCTCTACAGCCCGGTTATATCCGAAGATCTACTGACCAAAGATTGACGGTTGGGATATTTTTCCAGGATCATATCCCCAATAATCCATCCATAAAAATGTATTTGAACCTGGTTTTCGGTACCGGGCTCCCTTTCGGCCCCCCTGGCTCTAAAAGGTACCGGAACTTTGCTACTGCTCCACGCTACCAAAGAGTGGATATTGGATTTTCAAAACTTATAAAATTTTATGATAAAGGCGTTGATAGAAAAAAAAGGATAGAATCAATATGGTTGGGTTTGGAAATATTAAACTTGCTTGGCTACAACAATACCATCTCCCACACCTGGGTTGAAGATGTGTATAACACCAAGTGGGCTGTACCGAATCATTTATCAGCCAGGT